A stretch of the Osmerus eperlanus chromosome 10, fOsmEpe2.1, whole genome shotgun sequence genome encodes the following:
- the onecut1 gene encoding hepatocyte nuclear factor 6 isoform X1 gives MNAQLSMEHIGDLHGVSHESVTGTGELLSGHSPHTRPGPRGLSHRAMGMATLLDGGDYHPGHPGHPGHPGHPGHPGHPGHLHPAISMCEAPPGMSASSTYTTLTPLQPLPPISTVSDKFPHHHHHHHHHHPHPHPHQRIPGNVSGSFTLMREDRGLAPMNSLYPSYHHKDPCMGQSLSPLSGSGLASIHTSQAGLPPYAHPGAAMPGEKMLTPSGFEAHHPAMLGRHTEQHMNSSVGMVQLNGLHHHPHAHISVQGHGQGLGNNREQSQAPGQQGVNGDSSGAQMEEVNTKEVAQRITTELKRYSIPQAIFAQRVLCRSQGTLSDLLRNPKPWSKLKSGRETFRRMWKWLQEPEFQRMSALRLAGERTLGNVRVQQPSAAASRLSLVMADEVMFSEPWTAVSLNACKRKEQDHGRGEHGSGSKKPRLVFTDVQRRTLHAIFKENKRPSKELQITISQQLGLELTTVSNFFMNARRRSLDKWLDDGSGHSANSGPNACTKA, from the exons ATGAACGCCCAGCTGTCGATGGAGCATATTGGGGACCTGCACGGAGTGAGTCATGAGTCAGTGACCGGTACTGGAGAGCTGCTGAGCGGCCACAGCCCGCATACCCGCCCGGGCCCCCGAGGCCTGTCCCATCGCGCTATGGGCATGGCGACACTGCTGGATGGCGGAGACTATCACCCCGGTCACCCCGGTCACCCCGGTCATCCCGGCCATCCCGGTCATCCCGGTCATCCCGGACACCTGCACCCTGCCATTAGCATGTGCGAAGCCCCTCCTGGCATGAGCGCCAGCAGCACCTATACCACCCTAACCCCACTGCAGCCATTACCACCCATTTCCACCGTCTCTGACAAGTTccctcaccatcatcaccaccaccaccatcatcatccacaCCCGCATCCCCATCAACGAATTCCGGGCAACGTCAGCGGCAGCTTCACGTTgatgagggaggacaggggtctGGCGCCCATGAACAGTCTGTATCCATCTTACCATCACAAGGATCCTTGCATGGGACAGAGCCTCTCCCCACTGTCCGGCTCCGGCCTGGCCAGCATACACACTTCCCAGGCTGGTCTACCCCCCTACGCTCATCCCGGTGCTGCCATGCCCGGAGAGAAGATGCTCACACCCAGTGGGTTCGAGGCTCACCACCCAGCCATGCTCGGTAGACACACCGAGCAGCACATGAACTCCTCGGTGGGTATGGTCCAGCTCAATGGTCTCCACCACCACCCGCACGCCCACATTAGCGTACAAGGCCATGGCCAAGGCCTAGGCAACAATCGGGAGCAGAGTCAGGCCCCAGGGCAGCAAGGTGTCAACGGTGATAGTTCGGGGGCCCAGATGGAGGAGGTGAATACCAAAGAGGTGGCGCAGAGGATCACCACTGAGCTAAAGCGCTACAGCATTCCCCAGGCTATCTTTGCGCAGCGCGTTTTGTGTCGTTCTCAAGGCACCCTCTCCGACCTCTTGAGAAACCCGAAGCCCTGGTCCAAACTCAAGTCCGGCCGCGAGACTTTCCGAAGGATGTGGAAGTGGCTGCAGGAGCCTGAGTTCCAACGCATGAGCGCGCTCAGGCTCGCAGGTGAGCGAACCCTCG GCAATGTAAGAGTTCAACAACCCTCTGCTGCCGCCTCGCGGTTGTCGCTTGTCATGGCGGACGAAGTGATGTTTTCAGAACCATGGACAGCGGTTTCTTTAAACG CATGCAAGCGTAAGGAGCAGGATCATGGCAGGGGCGAGCACGGCAGTGGGTCTAAGAAGCCGCGGcttgtgtttactgatgtgCAAAGACGGACGCTACATGCCATCTTCAAGGAGAACAAGCGTCCGTCCAAAGAGCTGCAGATCACCATCTCTCAGCAGCTGGGCCTCGAGCTGACCACAGTCAGCAACTTCTTCATGAATGCACGCCGCCGGAGCCTCGACAAGTGGCTGGACGACGGCTCAGGTCACTCTGCCAACTCTGGCCCTAATGCCTGCACCAAAGCCTGA
- the onecut1 gene encoding hepatocyte nuclear factor 6 isoform X3, whose product MNAQLSMEHIGDLHGVSHESVTGTGELLSGHSPHTRPGPRGLSHRAMGMATLLDGGDYHPGHPGHPGHPGHPGHPGHPGHLHPAISMCEAPPGMSASSTYTTLTPLQPLPPISTVSDKFPHHHHHHHHHHPHPHPHQRIPGNVSGSFTLMREDRGLAPMNSLYPSYHHKDPCMGQSLSPLSGSGLASIHTSQAGLPPYAHPGAAMPGEKMLTPSGFEAHHPAMLGRHTEQHMNSSVGMVQLNGLHHHPHAHISVQGHGQGLGNNREQSQAPGQQGVNGDSSGAQMEEVNTKEVAQRITTELKRYSIPQAIFAQRVLCRSQGTLSDLLRNPKPWSKLKSGRETFRRMWKWLQEPEFQRMSALRLAGERTLACKRKEQDHGRGEHGSGSKKPRLVFTDVQRRTLHAIFKENKRPSKELQITISQQLGLELTTVSNFFMNARRRSLDKWLDDGSGHSANSGPNACTKA is encoded by the exons ATGAACGCCCAGCTGTCGATGGAGCATATTGGGGACCTGCACGGAGTGAGTCATGAGTCAGTGACCGGTACTGGAGAGCTGCTGAGCGGCCACAGCCCGCATACCCGCCCGGGCCCCCGAGGCCTGTCCCATCGCGCTATGGGCATGGCGACACTGCTGGATGGCGGAGACTATCACCCCGGTCACCCCGGTCACCCCGGTCATCCCGGCCATCCCGGTCATCCCGGTCATCCCGGACACCTGCACCCTGCCATTAGCATGTGCGAAGCCCCTCCTGGCATGAGCGCCAGCAGCACCTATACCACCCTAACCCCACTGCAGCCATTACCACCCATTTCCACCGTCTCTGACAAGTTccctcaccatcatcaccaccaccaccatcatcatccacaCCCGCATCCCCATCAACGAATTCCGGGCAACGTCAGCGGCAGCTTCACGTTgatgagggaggacaggggtctGGCGCCCATGAACAGTCTGTATCCATCTTACCATCACAAGGATCCTTGCATGGGACAGAGCCTCTCCCCACTGTCCGGCTCCGGCCTGGCCAGCATACACACTTCCCAGGCTGGTCTACCCCCCTACGCTCATCCCGGTGCTGCCATGCCCGGAGAGAAGATGCTCACACCCAGTGGGTTCGAGGCTCACCACCCAGCCATGCTCGGTAGACACACCGAGCAGCACATGAACTCCTCGGTGGGTATGGTCCAGCTCAATGGTCTCCACCACCACCCGCACGCCCACATTAGCGTACAAGGCCATGGCCAAGGCCTAGGCAACAATCGGGAGCAGAGTCAGGCCCCAGGGCAGCAAGGTGTCAACGGTGATAGTTCGGGGGCCCAGATGGAGGAGGTGAATACCAAAGAGGTGGCGCAGAGGATCACCACTGAGCTAAAGCGCTACAGCATTCCCCAGGCTATCTTTGCGCAGCGCGTTTTGTGTCGTTCTCAAGGCACCCTCTCCGACCTCTTGAGAAACCCGAAGCCCTGGTCCAAACTCAAGTCCGGCCGCGAGACTTTCCGAAGGATGTGGAAGTGGCTGCAGGAGCCTGAGTTCCAACGCATGAGCGCGCTCAGGCTCGCAGGTGAGCGAACCCTCG CATGCAAGCGTAAGGAGCAGGATCATGGCAGGGGCGAGCACGGCAGTGGGTCTAAGAAGCCGCGGcttgtgtttactgatgtgCAAAGACGGACGCTACATGCCATCTTCAAGGAGAACAAGCGTCCGTCCAAAGAGCTGCAGATCACCATCTCTCAGCAGCTGGGCCTCGAGCTGACCACAGTCAGCAACTTCTTCATGAATGCACGCCGCCGGAGCCTCGACAAGTGGCTGGACGACGGCTCAGGTCACTCTGCCAACTCTGGCCCTAATGCCTGCACCAAAGCCTGA
- the onecut1 gene encoding hepatocyte nuclear factor 6 isoform X2 — translation MNAQLSMEHIGDLHGVSHESVTGTGELLSGHSPHTRPGPRGLSHRAMGMATLLDGGDYHPGHPGHPGHPGHPGHPGHPGHLHPAISMCEAPPGMSASSTYTTLTPLQPLPPISTVSDKFPHHHHHHHHHHPHPHPHQRIPGNVSGSFTLMREDRGLAPMNSLYPSYHHKDPCMGQSLSPLSGSGLASIHTSQAGLPPYAHPGAAMPGEKMLTPSGFEAHHPAMLGRHTEQHMNSSVGMVQLNGLHHHPHAHISVQGHGQGLGNNREQSQAPGQQGVNGDSSGAQMEEVNTKEVAQRITTELKRYSIPQAIFAQRVLCRSQGTLSDLLRNPKPWSKLKSGRETFRRMWKWLQEPEFQRMSALRLAGNVRVQQPSAAASRLSLVMADEVMFSEPWTAVSLNACKRKEQDHGRGEHGSGSKKPRLVFTDVQRRTLHAIFKENKRPSKELQITISQQLGLELTTVSNFFMNARRRSLDKWLDDGSGHSANSGPNACTKA, via the exons ATGAACGCCCAGCTGTCGATGGAGCATATTGGGGACCTGCACGGAGTGAGTCATGAGTCAGTGACCGGTACTGGAGAGCTGCTGAGCGGCCACAGCCCGCATACCCGCCCGGGCCCCCGAGGCCTGTCCCATCGCGCTATGGGCATGGCGACACTGCTGGATGGCGGAGACTATCACCCCGGTCACCCCGGTCACCCCGGTCATCCCGGCCATCCCGGTCATCCCGGTCATCCCGGACACCTGCACCCTGCCATTAGCATGTGCGAAGCCCCTCCTGGCATGAGCGCCAGCAGCACCTATACCACCCTAACCCCACTGCAGCCATTACCACCCATTTCCACCGTCTCTGACAAGTTccctcaccatcatcaccaccaccaccatcatcatccacaCCCGCATCCCCATCAACGAATTCCGGGCAACGTCAGCGGCAGCTTCACGTTgatgagggaggacaggggtctGGCGCCCATGAACAGTCTGTATCCATCTTACCATCACAAGGATCCTTGCATGGGACAGAGCCTCTCCCCACTGTCCGGCTCCGGCCTGGCCAGCATACACACTTCCCAGGCTGGTCTACCCCCCTACGCTCATCCCGGTGCTGCCATGCCCGGAGAGAAGATGCTCACACCCAGTGGGTTCGAGGCTCACCACCCAGCCATGCTCGGTAGACACACCGAGCAGCACATGAACTCCTCGGTGGGTATGGTCCAGCTCAATGGTCTCCACCACCACCCGCACGCCCACATTAGCGTACAAGGCCATGGCCAAGGCCTAGGCAACAATCGGGAGCAGAGTCAGGCCCCAGGGCAGCAAGGTGTCAACGGTGATAGTTCGGGGGCCCAGATGGAGGAGGTGAATACCAAAGAGGTGGCGCAGAGGATCACCACTGAGCTAAAGCGCTACAGCATTCCCCAGGCTATCTTTGCGCAGCGCGTTTTGTGTCGTTCTCAAGGCACCCTCTCCGACCTCTTGAGAAACCCGAAGCCCTGGTCCAAACTCAAGTCCGGCCGCGAGACTTTCCGAAGGATGTGGAAGTGGCTGCAGGAGCCTGAGTTCCAACGCATGAGCGCGCTCAGGCTCGCAG GCAATGTAAGAGTTCAACAACCCTCTGCTGCCGCCTCGCGGTTGTCGCTTGTCATGGCGGACGAAGTGATGTTTTCAGAACCATGGACAGCGGTTTCTTTAAACG CATGCAAGCGTAAGGAGCAGGATCATGGCAGGGGCGAGCACGGCAGTGGGTCTAAGAAGCCGCGGcttgtgtttactgatgtgCAAAGACGGACGCTACATGCCATCTTCAAGGAGAACAAGCGTCCGTCCAAAGAGCTGCAGATCACCATCTCTCAGCAGCTGGGCCTCGAGCTGACCACAGTCAGCAACTTCTTCATGAATGCACGCCGCCGGAGCCTCGACAAGTGGCTGGACGACGGCTCAGGTCACTCTGCCAACTCTGGCCCTAATGCCTGCACCAAAGCCTGA